A region of Plantactinospora sp. BC1 DNA encodes the following proteins:
- a CDS encoding cobyrinate a,c-diamide synthase, with translation MIAAPRVVVSAPSSGHGKTAIAVGLLAALAARGLDAAGFKVGPDHTDAAYLGLAAGRPGRNLDPRLVGSQRIAPLFAHGSADAEIAVVEGTMGLFDSLAGRPEVDSTAAIATTLRAPVVLVVDVGSMGQSVAALAHGFRAYDEMLWLGGVILNRVASDRHEQLLRDALDDIGVPVFGALRRRDLPAVLPSRQHGVVPVMQRGVEAYRGVRRLGEAIAGAVDLERLLALARSAPRVPVTAWSAAEALAELGPVGEAPATGTVVALAGGPALSYSYAETAELLAAAGAEVIPFDPLRDETLPAEAGALVIGGALPETYAEELSANRRLCIAVAELARTGRPVIAEGAGLLWLAREFDGRPMCGVLDATGTSLDRTVVGYREATAQADTPVARLGARVVGYKQHRGVLTPRAGQTPAWSWGGGPPEGFVWRRVHASQLTLHWASSPVIASRLVAAAASAGTPAPAGTPAPANPAPANPASANPAPVSPAVPATPAAAVPSAVASAGPVGAVPPSGPTGPAAPVSPALAGAPGPVAPSAPVPPSAPAAPPAPVSSSVPVSPSAPISSSVPISPSAPVSPSGQVGPAAPVSPPAPAGRPVPADRLGPEGRPGSDGRPAPAGRPGPDGGHAPNGGHAPNGGAAPPGAAGRSGPGRPGAVPPGAATPVGGPPHGATGGASAGAPRPVTGPAGAGPTPQTRPRPAGAVESPAAMAAPRPRPVPAEEQPVPVDEQRVPGGSADRPGPSRAGDGSGTAPGAARTGTESAADAAGPGGTTGTERSAGAVPSSPAGGPVG, from the coding sequence ATGATCGCCGCGCCGCGCGTAGTGGTGAGCGCACCGTCATCCGGACACGGCAAGACCGCCATCGCGGTCGGCCTGCTTGCCGCGCTGGCCGCCCGGGGGCTGGACGCCGCCGGGTTCAAGGTCGGCCCCGACCACACCGACGCCGCCTATCTCGGACTCGCCGCCGGGCGGCCCGGCCGCAACCTCGACCCCCGGCTCGTCGGCTCGCAGCGGATCGCCCCGCTCTTCGCGCACGGCTCCGCCGACGCCGAGATCGCGGTGGTCGAGGGCACGATGGGGCTCTTCGACAGCCTGGCCGGCCGGCCCGAGGTCGACTCGACCGCCGCGATCGCCACCACCCTGCGGGCCCCGGTGGTGCTGGTCGTCGACGTCGGCTCGATGGGCCAGTCGGTCGCCGCGCTGGCGCACGGCTTCCGGGCGTACGACGAGATGCTCTGGCTCGGCGGCGTGATCCTGAACCGGGTCGCCTCGGACCGGCACGAGCAACTGCTCCGGGACGCGCTGGACGACATCGGGGTACCGGTCTTCGGGGCGCTGCGCCGCCGGGACCTGCCCGCCGTACTGCCGTCCCGGCAGCACGGTGTCGTGCCGGTGATGCAGCGCGGCGTGGAGGCGTACCGGGGGGTGCGGCGGCTCGGCGAGGCGATCGCCGGAGCCGTCGACCTCGAACGGCTGCTGGCGCTGGCCCGCTCCGCACCCCGGGTACCGGTGACCGCCTGGTCGGCGGCGGAGGCGCTCGCCGAGCTGGGGCCGGTCGGCGAGGCACCCGCCACGGGTACGGTGGTCGCGCTGGCCGGCGGCCCCGCCCTGTCGTACTCGTACGCCGAGACAGCGGAACTGCTGGCGGCGGCCGGTGCCGAGGTGATCCCCTTCGATCCGCTCCGCGACGAGACACTGCCGGCGGAGGCCGGCGCGCTGGTGATCGGCGGTGCGCTGCCCGAGACGTACGCCGAGGAACTGTCGGCGAACCGCCGGCTCTGCATCGCGGTCGCCGAGCTGGCGCGTACCGGTCGACCCGTGATCGCCGAGGGCGCCGGGCTGCTCTGGCTGGCCCGCGAGTTCGACGGCCGCCCGATGTGCGGGGTGCTGGACGCCACCGGGACGAGCCTGGACCGGACCGTGGTCGGTTACCGCGAGGCGACGGCGCAGGCGGACACCCCGGTGGCCCGACTCGGTGCCCGGGTGGTCGGCTACAAGCAGCACCGTGGCGTCCTGACCCCACGGGCCGGGCAGACCCCGGCGTGGAGCTGGGGCGGTGGCCCGCCGGAGGGGTTCGTCTGGCGCCGGGTGCACGCCTCCCAGTTGACGTTGCACTGGGCGAGCAGCCCGGTGATCGCCAGCCGCCTGGTCGCCGCCGCCGCGTCGGCCGGTACGCCCGCCCCGGCGGGTACCCCTGCCCCGGCCAACCCTGCCCCGGCAAACCCTGCTTCAGCCAACCCGGCTCCGGTGTCGCCGGCCGTCCCGGCCACCCCGGCCGCCGCCGTGCCGTCCGCCGTGGCATCAGCCGGGCCGGTCGGAGCGGTTCCGCCCTCGGGCCCGACCGGCCCGGCCGCGCCGGTGTCACCCGCGCTGGCCGGAGCACCGGGTCCGGTCGCACCCTCGGCCCCGGTCCCGCCGTCCGCCCCGGCGGCACCGCCGGCCCCGGTCTCGTCGTCCGTCCCAGTCTCACCGTCGGCCCCGATCTCCTCGTCGGTCCCGATCTCACCGTCCGCCCCGGTCTCACCGTCGGGACAGGTCGGACCGGCTGCTCCGGTGTCGCCACCGGCACCCGCCGGTCGCCCCGTCCCGGCCGATCGCCTTGGCCCGGAGGGTCGCCCCGGCTCGGACGGCCGCCCCGCGCCCGCCGGTCGCCCCGGCCCGGACGGTGGTCATGCCCCGAACGGTGGTCATGCCCCGAACGGTGGCGCCGCGCCACCCGGAGCAGCCGGCCGGTCCGGTCCGGGCCGGCCGGGTGCCGTACCTCCGGGTGCCGCCACCCCGGTTGGCGGTCCGCCGCATGGTGCGACTGGCGGGGCGTCGGCCGGTGCGCCGAGGCCGGTCACCGGTCCAGCCGGGGCAGGACCGACACCGCAGACCCGGCCACGGCCGGCCGGCGCGGTCGAGTCTCCCGCAGCGATGGCCGCGCCACGTCCGAGGCCGGTGCCCGCAGAGGAGCAGCCGGTGCCCGTCGACGAGCAGCGGGTGCCCGGTGGCAGCGCGGACCGGCCGGGTCCGTCCCGGGCCGGCGACGGATCGGGTACGGCGCCCGGGGCGGCCCGGACGGGTACCGAGTCGGCAGCGGACGCCGCCGGACCGGGCGGGACGACCGGGACCGAGCGGAGCGCAGGTGCGGTACCGAGCAGTCCGGCTGGCGGACCCGTGGGGTGA
- a CDS encoding transglycosylase domain-containing protein codes for MTNPTTRSASGRLVPLLRAGLIAGVVVAAALFPFVAVGGLAAKAGADLVEKTPADLLASSPAQTSYVYAADGTTLITTFYEEHRRYVPVSQMSPYIQQAIVASEDSRFYEHNGVDPKGVLRAFVANQQAGGVSQGASTLTMQYVRMALRDSAKTPMEARQATEQTPLRKLREMRLALDLEKETTKSQILERYLNSAYFGHRAYGIYSASEIFFSKLPKDLTPVEAATLAGLVKAPTTYDPASSDRKAATDRRNYVLERMEAMGYLSPQATAAAKAEPIQLRLSNPPNDCVSVPEERNSWGFFCDYLKAWWAAQPAFGSNSLERLDRLRRGGYTIVTSLDPNMQKVADDQVQAGEANGSPYGHGLVAVEPGTGYVRSMAVNRSYSLDQSENGPHSDPSKRNRMKGNYPNTVVPLLGGGDLPGYQAGSTFKMFTMLAALDAGLPLSTAFNSPHRFVSIYPDGSGGPTDCGGYWCPSNASGAMSGNQTMWSGFGKSVNTYFVWLEQKVGAENVVRLAERLGLQWRTDIDKRQASPSQANKWGSFTLGVSDVTPLEMANAYAAVAAEGRFCEALPVSSIVGPDGTPATYRSGSGMDLEIALPRCSQQVSADAARAATDAARCPTGDTPARGSCGGWSTADRVRGIVGRPVAGKTGTTDSDRAAWFVGYTPELAAASFLSDPDSPMNPVGSGPANKPIDAVAGFLKGALKDQPVRQFNPPSDEMTG; via the coding sequence GTGACCAACCCCACCACCCGCTCCGCCTCTGGTCGACTCGTACCCCTGCTCCGTGCCGGACTCATCGCCGGTGTGGTCGTCGCGGCGGCGTTGTTCCCGTTCGTCGCGGTCGGTGGACTGGCCGCCAAGGCCGGCGCCGACCTGGTGGAGAAGACCCCGGCCGACCTGCTCGCCTCTTCGCCCGCGCAGACCAGCTACGTCTACGCCGCCGACGGGACCACCCTGATAACCACCTTCTACGAGGAGCACCGGCGGTACGTGCCGGTCTCCCAGATGTCGCCGTACATCCAGCAGGCGATCGTGGCCTCGGAGGACTCCCGGTTCTACGAGCACAACGGCGTCGATCCGAAGGGCGTACTCCGGGCCTTCGTCGCCAACCAGCAGGCCGGCGGAGTCTCCCAGGGCGCCTCGACGCTGACGATGCAGTACGTCCGGATGGCCCTGCGGGACAGCGCGAAGACGCCGATGGAGGCCCGGCAGGCCACCGAGCAGACGCCGCTGCGGAAACTGCGGGAGATGCGACTCGCCCTCGACCTGGAGAAGGAGACGACGAAGTCGCAGATCCTGGAGCGCTACCTCAACTCGGCCTACTTCGGCCACCGGGCGTACGGCATCTACTCGGCGTCGGAGATCTTCTTCTCCAAGCTGCCGAAGGACCTCACCCCGGTCGAGGCGGCCACCCTCGCCGGGCTGGTGAAGGCGCCGACCACGTACGACCCGGCCAGCTCGGACCGGAAGGCCGCCACCGACCGGCGCAACTACGTGCTCGAGCGGATGGAGGCGATGGGCTACCTCTCCCCGCAGGCCACCGCGGCGGCGAAGGCGGAGCCGATCCAGCTCCGCCTCAGCAACCCGCCGAACGACTGCGTCTCGGTGCCGGAGGAGCGCAACAGCTGGGGTTTCTTCTGTGACTACCTGAAGGCGTGGTGGGCCGCACAGCCGGCCTTCGGCAGCAACTCCCTGGAGCGCCTCGACCGGCTGCGCCGGGGCGGCTACACCATCGTCACCAGCCTGGACCCGAACATGCAGAAGGTCGCCGACGACCAGGTGCAGGCCGGGGAGGCCAACGGCAGCCCGTACGGACACGGCCTGGTCGCGGTCGAACCCGGCACCGGGTACGTCCGGTCGATGGCGGTGAACCGGTCCTACTCGCTGGACCAGAGCGAGAACGGGCCACACTCCGACCCGAGCAAACGCAACCGGATGAAGGGCAACTATCCGAACACCGTGGTCCCGCTGCTCGGCGGCGGGGATCTCCCCGGCTACCAGGCCGGTTCGACGTTCAAGATGTTCACCATGCTCGCCGCGCTGGACGCCGGGCTGCCACTCAGCACGGCGTTCAACTCCCCGCACCGGTTCGTCTCGATCTATCCGGACGGCAGCGGCGGCCCGACGGACTGCGGCGGATACTGGTGCCCGTCCAACGCCAGCGGCGCGATGAGCGGCAACCAGACCATGTGGTCCGGCTTCGGCAAGTCGGTCAACACGTACTTCGTCTGGCTGGAGCAGAAGGTCGGGGCCGAGAACGTGGTCCGGCTGGCCGAACGGTTGGGTTTGCAGTGGCGTACCGACATCGACAAGCGCCAGGCGTCACCGAGCCAGGCGAACAAGTGGGGTTCGTTCACCCTCGGGGTCTCCGACGTCACCCCGCTGGAGATGGCCAACGCGTACGCCGCCGTCGCCGCCGAAGGACGGTTCTGCGAGGCGCTGCCGGTCAGCTCGATCGTCGGGCCGGACGGCACCCCGGCGACGTACCGGAGCGGTTCCGGGATGGATCTGGAGATCGCGCTCCCCCGGTGCAGCCAGCAGGTCAGCGCCGACGCGGCCCGGGCCGCCACCGACGCCGCCCGGTGCCCGACCGGGGACACCCCGGCCCGGGGCTCCTGCGGCGGCTGGTCCACCGCCGACCGGGTACGGGGCATCGTCGGTCGGCCGGTGGCCGGCAAGACGGGTACCACCGACAGCGACCGGGCCGCCTGGTTCGTGGGCTACACCCCCGAACTGGCCGCCGCGAGTTTCCTCTCCGACCCGGACAGCCCGATGAACCCGGTCGGCTCGGGTCCGGCGAACAAGCCGATCGACGCCGTCGCCGGGTTCCTCAAGGGCGCGCTGAAGGACCAGCCGGTACGCCAGTTCAATCCACCCTCGGACGAGATGACCGGTTGA
- the cobC gene encoding Rv2231c family pyridoxal phosphate-dependent protein CobC produces MHRPAPAPPAQPDPDAPVQPDGHAPAQLDPDGPDLGHHGDVELAPGLVDLAVNVQRHPMPAWLREPIVAALETLAGYPDPAPARAAVAARHRRPADEVLLTAGAAEGFVLLAQALRGAHRPVVVHPQFTEPEAALRAAGHRVERVLLPPETDFRLDPELVPADADLVFVGNPTNPTSVLHPADVLAGLARPGRVLVVDEAFADSTITEDSTVTVTANFGATVGGIAEPESLASRRDLPGLVVVRSLTKTWGLAGLRIGYLLAPAELVERLAAVQPLWAVSSPALAAAAACATPGAVEAERRIAARLAVERAYLVRRLGELPRVRVAGTPASAFVLVHLPGAARVRLALRDRGFAVRRGDTFPGLGPDWLRLAVRDTATTDLFVAALAGILEE; encoded by the coding sequence ATGCACCGGCCCGCCCCCGCACCGCCCGCTCAGCCCGACCCGGACGCCCCAGTTCAGCCCGACGGGCACGCCCCCGCTCAGCTCGACCCGGACGGGCCGGATCTAGGCCACCACGGCGACGTCGAACTCGCTCCCGGTCTGGTGGATCTCGCGGTCAACGTGCAGCGGCACCCGATGCCGGCCTGGTTGCGGGAACCGATCGTCGCCGCACTGGAGACGCTGGCCGGCTATCCCGATCCGGCGCCGGCCCGGGCCGCCGTCGCCGCCCGGCACCGCCGCCCGGCCGACGAGGTACTGCTCACCGCAGGCGCCGCAGAGGGGTTCGTGCTGCTCGCCCAGGCGCTCCGGGGCGCCCACCGGCCCGTGGTGGTGCATCCCCAGTTCACCGAGCCGGAGGCGGCGCTACGCGCGGCCGGGCACCGGGTCGAGCGGGTGCTGCTGCCGCCGGAGACCGACTTCCGGCTGGACCCCGAGCTGGTACCGGCCGACGCCGATCTCGTCTTCGTCGGCAACCCCACCAACCCCACCTCGGTACTCCACCCGGCCGACGTACTGGCCGGCCTGGCCCGCCCCGGCCGGGTACTGGTGGTCGACGAGGCCTTCGCCGACTCCACCATCACCGAAGACTCCACCGTCACCGTCACCGCCAACTTCGGAGCGACGGTCGGCGGGATCGCCGAGCCCGAGTCGCTGGCGAGCCGGCGTGACCTCCCGGGGCTGGTCGTCGTGCGGAGCCTCACCAAGACCTGGGGACTGGCCGGACTCCGCATCGGCTACCTGCTCGCCCCGGCCGAGCTGGTCGAGCGGTTGGCGGCGGTACAACCGCTCTGGGCGGTCTCCAGCCCCGCGCTCGCCGCGGCGGCGGCCTGCGCCACGCCCGGCGCGGTCGAGGCGGAGCGCCGGATCGCCGCCCGACTCGCCGTCGAGCGGGCGTACCTGGTCCGGCGGCTCGGCGAACTGCCCCGGGTACGCGTCGCGGGTACCCCGGCCAGCGCCTTCGTCCTGGTGCACCTGCCCGGGGCGGCCCGGGTACGGCTGGCCCTGCGCGACCGGGGTTTCGCCGTACGACGCGGGGACACCTTCCCCGGTCTGGGCCCCGACTGGCTGCGCCTCGCGGTACGGGACACTGCCACCACCGACCTGTTCGTGGCCGCGCTGGCCGGAATCCTGGAGGAATGA
- the cobT gene encoding nicotinate-nucleotide--dimethylbenzimidazole phosphoribosyltransferase: MLDATLAGIGPLDEAAMAAAADLHARLTKPAGSLGALEELSIRLAGLAGVCPPPLPEPAAVAIFAADHGVHAQGVTPWPQEVTAQMVGNFLAGGAVVNAFAGQIGATVTVVDVGVATPLPQVKVPAQRSARSAPRLISARVRAGSRDMSVRPALTRDEARSAVETGIRVAHELLDSGAGILLTGDMGIGNTTAAAALIAAFTGIDPAEATGRGTGIDDVTYARKVAVVRAALARHVPDPADPLGVLAAVGGLEHAALAGFVLGGAARRVPVLLDGVSAVAAALAAAAFAPDAVGAMVAGHRSAEPGATAGLDRLGLLPIIDLGLRLGEGTGALLGYPVVAGAVRVLHEVATFDAAGVSEK; the protein is encoded by the coding sequence ATGTTGGACGCCACCCTCGCCGGGATCGGTCCGCTCGACGAGGCGGCCATGGCCGCGGCCGCGGACCTGCACGCGAGGCTGACCAAGCCGGCCGGTTCACTGGGCGCGCTGGAGGAACTCTCGATCCGGCTGGCCGGGCTGGCCGGCGTCTGTCCGCCGCCGCTGCCCGAGCCCGCCGCAGTGGCGATCTTCGCCGCCGACCACGGGGTGCACGCCCAGGGGGTCACCCCGTGGCCGCAGGAGGTCACCGCGCAGATGGTGGGGAACTTCCTGGCCGGCGGTGCCGTGGTGAACGCCTTCGCCGGGCAGATCGGCGCGACGGTCACCGTGGTCGACGTCGGGGTGGCCACCCCGCTGCCCCAGGTGAAGGTGCCGGCACAGCGGTCGGCGCGGTCGGCGCCCCGGCTGATCAGCGCCAGGGTCCGGGCCGGCAGCCGGGACATGAGCGTCCGGCCCGCCCTGACCCGGGACGAGGCACGCAGCGCGGTCGAGACCGGCATCCGGGTCGCACACGAACTGCTCGACTCCGGGGCCGGGATCCTGCTGACCGGTGACATGGGGATCGGCAACACCACGGCGGCCGCCGCGCTGATCGCCGCCTTCACCGGAATCGACCCGGCCGAGGCCACCGGCCGGGGTACCGGGATCGACGACGTCACGTACGCCCGCAAGGTGGCCGTGGTCCGGGCGGCGCTGGCTCGGCACGTACCCGATCCGGCCGATCCGCTCGGGGTCCTCGCCGCGGTCGGCGGCCTGGAGCACGCGGCGCTGGCGGGTTTCGTCCTGGGCGGTGCCGCACGGCGGGTCCCGGTGCTGCTGGACGGGGTGAGCGCGGTCGCCGCCGCGCTCGCGGCGGCAGCCTTCGCCCCGGACGCGGTCGGCGCGATGGTCGCCGGGCACCGCTCGGCCGAGCCGGGCGCGACCGCCGGGTTGGACCGGTTGGGTCTGCTGCCGATAATCGATCTGGGCCTACGGCTCGGCGAGGGCACCGGCGCCCTGCTTGGCTATCCGGTGGTCGCCGGTGCGGTGCGGGTGCTGCACGAGGTGGCCACCTTCGACGCGGCAGGAGTGTCGGAGAAATGA
- a CDS encoding SURF1 family protein, whose protein sequence is MYRFLLTPRWLGILALTLVAATVMVLLGNWQLSRYQERAAINERIDETATLAPVPVDRVLPRPGGAAGTVGQPPPAGAAWTRVTVTGRYDSANVILIRSRTVQSRVGFEVLTPLRLADGSAVLVDRGWIPPLPGGSALARPEIPAVPSGEVTVVGRVHLSESKPDAITRRDGRIETRRIAVPALARELPYPVYSAYLLLDEQTPAADPAFSAIPIRHENDWQNGGYVVQWWLFAALTLVGFGWAARREARGDAPDGDRNRDRAAGPARRDEPAATPSP, encoded by the coding sequence GTGTACCGGTTCCTGCTCACCCCCCGCTGGCTGGGCATCCTCGCGCTGACCCTGGTCGCGGCCACGGTGATGGTGCTGCTCGGCAACTGGCAGTTGAGTCGCTACCAGGAGCGGGCCGCGATCAACGAGCGGATCGACGAGACCGCGACGTTGGCGCCGGTGCCGGTGGACCGGGTGCTGCCCCGGCCGGGTGGCGCGGCCGGCACCGTCGGGCAGCCGCCGCCGGCCGGCGCGGCCTGGACCCGGGTCACGGTCACCGGGCGGTACGACAGCGCGAACGTGATCCTGATCCGCAGCCGTACCGTGCAGAGCAGGGTCGGCTTCGAGGTGCTCACCCCGCTGCGGCTGGCCGACGGTAGTGCCGTGCTGGTGGACCGGGGCTGGATCCCGCCGCTCCCCGGCGGGAGTGCGCTGGCCCGGCCCGAGATCCCGGCCGTACCGTCCGGTGAGGTGACGGTGGTGGGCCGGGTGCACCTGTCGGAGAGCAAGCCGGATGCGATCACCCGGCGGGACGGTCGGATCGAGACGCGGCGGATCGCCGTACCGGCGCTGGCCCGGGAGTTGCCGTACCCGGTCTACTCGGCGTACCTGCTGCTCGACGAGCAGACCCCGGCCGCCGACCCAGCCTTCTCCGCGATACCGATCCGGCACGAGAACGACTGGCAGAACGGCGGGTACGTCGTGCAGTGGTGGCTGTTCGCGGCGCTGACCCTGGTCGGCTTCGGCTGGGCGGCCCGCCGGGAGGCCCGCGGCGACGCGCCGGACGGCGACAGGAACCGGGACCGGGCCGCCGGTCCGGCCCGGCGGGACGAGCCGGCCGCGACACCGAGCCCCTGA
- the uppS gene encoding polyprenyl diphosphate synthase, producing MIFRNALYRLYARRLRAQLVSGSLPRHVAMVMDGNRRWARKQGFENPSVGHRYGAEHVDEVLGWCADLGIEHVTIFVASTDNLRKRPSEEVRYLMEVVERIVAARLAERPGRWRLHLAGRLDTLPDSTRHALKLARDATAERGAGFHLTIAVGYDGRAEVVDAIRSLLDEAARAGTSPTELAQRLTAEDIAAHLYTQGRPDPDLIIRTSGEQRMSGFLLWQAAYSELYFCDAYWPGFRYVDFLRALRSYAGRQRRYGA from the coding sequence ATGATCTTCCGGAACGCCCTCTACCGGCTCTACGCCCGCCGCCTGCGGGCGCAACTGGTCAGCGGCTCGCTGCCCCGGCACGTGGCGATGGTGATGGACGGCAACCGGCGGTGGGCCCGCAAGCAGGGCTTCGAGAACCCGAGCGTCGGTCACCGGTACGGCGCGGAGCACGTCGACGAGGTGCTCGGCTGGTGCGCCGACCTCGGCATCGAACACGTGACGATCTTCGTCGCCTCAACCGACAACCTGCGGAAACGGCCCTCGGAGGAGGTCCGGTACCTGATGGAGGTGGTCGAGCGGATCGTCGCCGCCCGGCTCGCCGAACGCCCCGGCCGGTGGCGGCTGCACCTCGCGGGGCGGCTCGACACCCTGCCCGACTCGACCCGGCACGCGCTGAAGCTGGCCCGGGACGCGACCGCCGAGCGTGGGGCGGGATTCCACCTCACCATCGCGGTCGGCTACGACGGCCGGGCCGAGGTCGTCGACGCGATCCGTTCCCTGCTCGACGAGGCGGCCCGGGCCGGTACGTCCCCGACCGAACTGGCCCAGCGGCTCACCGCCGAGGACATCGCGGCGCACCTCTACACCCAGGGGCGGCCCGACCCCGACCTGATCATCCGGACCAGTGGCGAGCAGCGGATGTCCGGTTTCCTGCTCTGGCAGGCGGCCTACTCCGAGCTGTACTTCTGCGACGCGTACTGGCCCGGCTTCCGGTACGTCGACTTTCTGCGCGCCCTGCGCTCGTACGCCGGCCGGCAGCGCCGGTACGGCGCCTGA
- a CDS encoding GNAT family N-acetyltransferase, whose product MSGEVAVRRFPTLTVSTPRVHVRPLRGTDAQAVSAIFADKQTRRWLPLQRELGEIDAEAWCTEMAQERRDSGNGDHYGMIRREDERLVGCLWTKRTDWGGRVTEVSYAVAPEARGFGMAAEAVDAIAVALILEHGFQRLELRVAPGNTASRRVAEKAGFTYEGLLRNAGYVHSGRVDLEVWSLVVADLHRH is encoded by the coding sequence ATGAGCGGAGAGGTGGCGGTGCGCCGCTTTCCGACCCTGACCGTGTCGACGCCACGGGTGCACGTACGGCCGTTGCGCGGCACGGACGCGCAGGCGGTCTCGGCGATCTTCGCCGACAAGCAGACCCGGCGCTGGCTGCCGTTACAGCGTGAACTCGGCGAGATCGACGCCGAGGCATGGTGCACGGAGATGGCCCAGGAACGGCGGGACAGCGGCAACGGCGACCACTACGGCATGATCCGGCGCGAGGACGAGCGGCTGGTGGGCTGCCTGTGGACGAAGCGTACGGACTGGGGAGGCCGGGTCACCGAGGTGTCGTACGCGGTCGCGCCGGAGGCGCGCGGCTTCGGCATGGCGGCGGAGGCGGTCGACGCGATAGCCGTAGCGTTGATCCTGGAGCACGGCTTCCAGCGTCTCGAACTACGGGTGGCCCCCGGCAACACCGCGTCTCGGCGAGTCGCCGAGAAGGCCGGGTTCACCTACGAGGGGCTGCTGCGCAACGCCGGGTACGTGCACAGCGGCCGGGTCGACCTGGAGGTCTGGTCCCTGGTCGTCGCCGACCTGCACCGACACTGA